A stretch of DNA from Streptomyces venezuelae:
CGACCGACCGGCCGCGGGGTTATGCCCGGCGCCGACCCGAGCCGGTGGAAACGGAAATCCATTACCGCTGGCCGGAAACATCCCTTGCCGAGGGGCGATGCGCGCGGGATACCACCTCCATGACGGATTCTTCGCACCCGAGCCGCCGAAGCGTCCTCGCCGGCCTCGGCAGCATTCCCCTGATCACGGCCACCCCCCGCTACCGGCCCGCCGCAGCCCCCGGCGGCAGCACCCTGCTCCGCGGTGCCGAACTGATCCTCACCATGGACCCCGTCCTCGGGGAGGGGACGCTGGGCGCCCTTCCCCGCGCCGACCTGCTGATCCGGGACGGCAGGATCGAGTCCGTGGGCCCGCGCCTGACGGCCCCGCCCGGCACCCGCGTGGTGGACGTCAGCGGCCGTGCGGTCCTGCCCGGATTCGTGGACGTCCACAACCACCTCTGGCAGTCCAGCATCCGCGGCGGCTGCACCGCACACGACCTGTACGGATGGCTGCGCACCTGCAACGGCCCCACCCTCGGACGCATCGACCCGGCGGACATGTACCGCTTCGTCCGCCTCGCCGCCCTGGACGTCCTCCAGACCGGGGTGACCACCGTCGTCGACTGGGTCCACCCCGTCCCGTACGACACCGGCGAGCGCTACATCCGCGCCCTGGACGACTCCGGGCTCCGGTTCGTCTACGCGATGTCGCAGGACATCGCGGACGCGGATCTCGTCACCCGCGTCAAGAAGGAACTCCTGGACCCGCTGCCGCTCGCCTCGGCCCAGGTGGCCGTCCATGCCCGGATGCCCGACCTCGGCCTGCTGCGCCACTTCCACGGGCTGGCCCGCGAGCTGGGCGTGATGCTCAACTCGCACGTCCTGGAGCACCGGGCCGACCGCGCGGACGACCCGGTCGGCGCGCTGCGCCTGGCCGGCGCCTTCGGTCCGGACCTGCTGATGAACCATGCCGTCCACCTCACCGACGAGGAGGTCTCCCTGGCCGCCGAACACGACGTACGGGTGGCCCACTGCCCCCTGAGCAACATGCGGCTGGCCTCGGGCATCATGCGGCTGCCCGCCCTGTACGCCCGCGGTGTGAAGACCGGACTCGGCCAGGACGGCGGCGCCAACGACACCTCCGACATGTTCGCCCTGATGAAGGCCGCG
This window harbors:
- a CDS encoding amidohydrolase family protein codes for the protein MTDSSHPSRRSVLAGLGSIPLITATPRYRPAAAPGGSTLLRGAELILTMDPVLGEGTLGALPRADLLIRDGRIESVGPRLTAPPGTRVVDVSGRAVLPGFVDVHNHLWQSSIRGGCTAHDLYGWLRTCNGPTLGRIDPADMYRFVRLAALDVLQTGVTTVVDWVHPVPYDTGERYIRALDDSGLRFVYAMSQDIADADLVTRVKKELLDPLPLASAQVAVHARMPDLGLLRHFHGLARELGVMLNSHVLEHRADRADDPVGALRLAGAFGPDLLMNHAVHLTDEEVSLAAEHDVRVAHCPLSNMRLASGIMRLPALYARGVKTGLGQDGGANDTSDMFALMKAAVGLQRALHQNAEVHPTLAAVLRMATLGGAECIGMADRVGSLTPGKRADVIVLDPAALNFAPRRDWIAQIVLNGRPSNVSHVFVDGRMRKAGGELVGVDTHTVLREAEQAAARLPDMP